A window from Drosophila subobscura isolate 14011-0131.10 chromosome O, UCBerk_Dsub_1.0, whole genome shotgun sequence encodes these proteins:
- the LOC117896837 gene encoding extended synaptotagmin-2 isoform X2: MSDNSPSVPLADFIEPPNPTEDEPFVPLAAPSKMNETPVAASATPASTPTSNGTPTQAAAPVAAPAAVATATTSVAPSSSSSSENSIFSILYTVGKKVTIVGSIYLVGYMGWSVAWLIAPVILSVARDQLGKTSAKKRDIAKASALACEKDVILARIDELPAWVYFPDVERCEWLNKILKQVWPNANHFARTLVKETIEPNVALALSNYKMNGFRFDRIILGTIPPRIGGVKIYDKNVDRNEIIMDLDLFYASDCDINFYLGGMKGGIKDFQIHGWVRVVMKPLIRSMPLVGGLQIFFLNNPNIDFNLVGVIDFMDMPGLSDLLRRIIVEQIGAVMVLPNKLPISLSEEVSAVALKMPEPEGILRIHVVEAKDLMKKDISMLGKGKSDPYAIINVGAQEFKTQIIDNNVNPKWDYWCEATVFIEMGQFVEIQLKDSDDSKKDENLGRASIDIASVIKKGVVDSWLTLEDAKHGLLHVRLQWYKLTADPNDLQQILLETQLLRVTSMSSAVLSVFIDSARHLKQARSSSKPDPYLVCSLNKQKQQTAMIMRDDSPVWEQGFTFLVSNPDNESLNIKIYDQKTGNDIGQYTYTLSTLLKQFNMEVIQQPFQLQKSGPESKLYMSLSLRILKPGEIDKESDALEQVAALTRSSSVKTPDLTVVAPPAFKDPSQAPNKRQSTESPISEEELAVPLKISPAMSASTSSEKPISELAASVLTHRFPDTSSTAGEHGLGRIQMSIRYSAQRQKLDVTLHKIVKIPLRDPSNIPDPYVKLYLLPGRTKESKRKTGVIKDNCNPVYDASFEYLISIAELRQTELEVTVCTQKGFLSGGSPIIGMLKIPLDDSEITTPAGLNTWFDLQPEMRHE; the protein is encoded by the exons ATGAG cgATAACTCCCCCTCTGTGCCCTTGGCGGACTTCATAGAACCGCCCAATCCCACTGAAGACGAACCATTTGTGCCCCTGGCTGCGCCCAGCAAAATGAACGAAACGCCAGTGGCAGCGTCTGCCACGCCTGCCAGCACACCCACCAGCAATGGCACGCCcacgcaggcagcagcacctgtggcggctccagctgcagtaGCGACTGCAACCACCAGTGtggcacccagcagcagcagcagcagcgagaacaGCATCTTCTCCATACTCTATACGGTGGGCAAGAAGGTGACCATTGTGGGCTCCATTTATCTGGTGGGCTACATGGGCTGGTCGGTGGCATGGCTGATAGCGCCCGTCATACTGTCCGTGGCGCGGGATCAGCTGGGCAAGACCTCGGCCAAGAAGCGGGACATAGCCAAGGCCTCGGCGCTGGCGTGCGAAAAGGATGTGATTCTGGCGCGCATTGACGAGCTGCCCGCTTGGGTGTACTTTCCCGACGTAGAGCGTTGCGAGTGGCTGAATAAG ATCCTAAAACAAGTCTGGCCCAATGCCAATCATTTTGCACGCACTTTGGTCAAGGAAACCATCGAACCGaatgtggctttggctttgtccAACTACAAGATGAACGGCTTTCGCTTTGATCGCATTATCCTGGGCACCATTCCACCGCGCATTGGCGGTGTGAAGATCTACGACAAGAATGTGGATCGCAACGAGATCATCATGGATCTGGATCTGTTTTATGCCAGCGATTGCGACATCAATTTTTACTTGGGTGGCATGAAGGGCGGCATCAAAGACTTCCAGATCCATGGTTGGGTGCGTGTCGTCATGAAGCCACTGATCCGTTCGATGCCACTGGTGGGGGGACTGCAGATATTCTTTCTAAACAATCCAAATATTGACTTCAATCTGGTGGGTGTCATTGATTTCATGGACATGCCCGGCCTCAGCGATTTGCTGAGAAGAATTATTGTGGAGCAAATTGGCGCCGTGATGGTGTTGCCCAACAAGCTGCCAATTTCGCTGAGCGAAGAGGTGTCCGCGGTGGCGCTGAAGATGCCAGAACCAGAG GGCATTCTGCGCATTCATGTGGTGGAGGCCAAGGACCTTATGAAAAAAGACATCAGCATGTTGGGCAAGGGCAAATCGGATCCCTATGCCATCATCAATGTGGGCGCCCAGGAGTTCAAGACGCAAATCATTGACAACAATGTGAATCCCAAGTGGGATTACTGGTGTGAG GCaacagtttttattgaaatggGTCAATTTGTTGAGATACAATTGAAGGACTCGGATGATTCCAAGAAAGACGAGAACCTCGGCAG AGCCAGCATCGATATAGCCAGCGTGATCAAGAAAGGCGTTGTGGATAGC TGGCTGACCCTAGAGGATGCCAAGCACGGGCTGCTGCATGTGCGCCTGCAGTGGTACAAACTCACAGCGGATCCGAATGATTTGCAGCAGATTCTGCTGGAAACGCAGCTGCTGCGCGTTACCTCCATGAGTTCGGCGGTGCTCAGCGTTTTCATTGACTCGGCCAGGCATCTGAAG CAAGctcgctccagctccaagcCCGATCCCTACCTCGTGTGCAGCCTCAacaagcagaaacagcaaacgGCCATGATCATGCGCGATGATTCGCCCGTGTGGGAGCAGGGCTTCACCTTTCTGGTCAGCAATCCCGACAATGAGAGTCTGAACATTAAGATCTATGACCAGAAGACAGGCAACGATATCGGACAGTACACTTACACGCTGAGCACGCTGCTCAAGCAGTTCAACATGGAGGTCATCCAACAGCCCTTCCAACTGCAAAAATCTGGACCCGAATCGAAGCTTTAtatgtcgctgtcgctgcgaATATTGAAGCCAGGGGAAATCGACAAGGAATCGGATGCGCTGGAGCAAGTGGCGGCACTGACACGCAGCAGCTCTGTGAAGACGCCCGATTTGACAGTGGTGGCACCACCAGCGTTTAAG GATCCCAGCCAAGCGCCCAACAAACGTCAGTCCACCGAGTCACCCATCAGTGAGGAGGAGCTGGCAGTGCCGTTGAAAATCTCACCAGCCATGTCTGCCTCCACATCCAGCGAGAAGCCAATTAGCGAGCTGGCCGCCTCCGTGTTGACTCATCGCTTTCCCGACACAAGCTCCACGGCGGGCGAACACGGCCTCGGACGCATACAAATGTCCATACGGTACAGTGCCCAGCGCCAGAAGCTCGATGTGACGTTACACAAGATCGTGAAGATTCCGCTGCGTGACCCGAGCAACATCCCCGATCCGTATGTTAAGTTGTATTTGCTGCCTGGGCGCACCAAGGAGTCCAAACGCAAGACGGGCGTGATCAAGGATAACTGTAATCCGGTTTACGATGCCTCATTCGAGTACCTGATTTCGATAGCGGAGCTCAGGCAGACGGAGCTGGAGGTGACGGTGTGCACACAGAAGGGTTTTCTGTCCGGCGGCAGTCCCATTATTGGCATG TTGAAAATACCTCTGGACGACAGTGAGATTACGACACCAGCGGGTCTGAACACTTGGTTTGACTTGCAGCCGGAAATGCGACACGAATGA
- the LOC117896837 gene encoding extended synaptotagmin-2 isoform X1, protein MSDNSPSVPLADFIEPPNPTEDEPFVPLAAPSKMNETPVAASATPASTPTSNGTPTQAAAPVAAPAAVATATTSVAPSSSSSSENSIFSILYTVGKKVTIVGSIYLVGYMGWSVAWLIAPVILSVARDQLGKTSAKKRDIAKASALACEKDVILARIDELPAWVYFPDVERCEWLNKILKQVWPNANHFARTLVKETIEPNVALALSNYKMNGFRFDRIILGTIPPRIGGVKIYDKNVDRNEIIMDLDLFYASDCDINFYLGGMKGGIKDFQIHGWVRVVMKPLIRSMPLVGGLQIFFLNNPNIDFNLVGVIDFMDMPGLSDLLRRIIVEQIGAVMVLPNKLPISLSEEVSAVALKMPEPEGILRIHVVEAKDLMKKDISMLGKGKSDPYAIINVGAQEFKTQIIDNNVNPKWDYWCEAVIFTTIGHLIGFSLWDYDQTMPGVQNDDVLGRASIDIASVIKKGVVDSWLTLEDAKHGLLHVRLQWYKLTADPNDLQQILLETQLLRVTSMSSAVLSVFIDSARHLKQARSSSKPDPYLVCSLNKQKQQTAMIMRDDSPVWEQGFTFLVSNPDNESLNIKIYDQKTGNDIGQYTYTLSTLLKQFNMEVIQQPFQLQKSGPESKLYMSLSLRILKPGEIDKESDALEQVAALTRSSSVKTPDLTVVAPPAFKDPSQAPNKRQSTESPISEEELAVPLKISPAMSASTSSEKPISELAASVLTHRFPDTSSTAGEHGLGRIQMSIRYSAQRQKLDVTLHKIVKIPLRDPSNIPDPYVKLYLLPGRTKESKRKTGVIKDNCNPVYDASFEYLISIAELRQTELEVTVCTQKGFLSGGSPIIGMLKIPLDDSEITTPAGLNTWFDLQPEMRHE, encoded by the exons ATGAG cgATAACTCCCCCTCTGTGCCCTTGGCGGACTTCATAGAACCGCCCAATCCCACTGAAGACGAACCATTTGTGCCCCTGGCTGCGCCCAGCAAAATGAACGAAACGCCAGTGGCAGCGTCTGCCACGCCTGCCAGCACACCCACCAGCAATGGCACGCCcacgcaggcagcagcacctgtggcggctccagctgcagtaGCGACTGCAACCACCAGTGtggcacccagcagcagcagcagcagcgagaacaGCATCTTCTCCATACTCTATACGGTGGGCAAGAAGGTGACCATTGTGGGCTCCATTTATCTGGTGGGCTACATGGGCTGGTCGGTGGCATGGCTGATAGCGCCCGTCATACTGTCCGTGGCGCGGGATCAGCTGGGCAAGACCTCGGCCAAGAAGCGGGACATAGCCAAGGCCTCGGCGCTGGCGTGCGAAAAGGATGTGATTCTGGCGCGCATTGACGAGCTGCCCGCTTGGGTGTACTTTCCCGACGTAGAGCGTTGCGAGTGGCTGAATAAG ATCCTAAAACAAGTCTGGCCCAATGCCAATCATTTTGCACGCACTTTGGTCAAGGAAACCATCGAACCGaatgtggctttggctttgtccAACTACAAGATGAACGGCTTTCGCTTTGATCGCATTATCCTGGGCACCATTCCACCGCGCATTGGCGGTGTGAAGATCTACGACAAGAATGTGGATCGCAACGAGATCATCATGGATCTGGATCTGTTTTATGCCAGCGATTGCGACATCAATTTTTACTTGGGTGGCATGAAGGGCGGCATCAAAGACTTCCAGATCCATGGTTGGGTGCGTGTCGTCATGAAGCCACTGATCCGTTCGATGCCACTGGTGGGGGGACTGCAGATATTCTTTCTAAACAATCCAAATATTGACTTCAATCTGGTGGGTGTCATTGATTTCATGGACATGCCCGGCCTCAGCGATTTGCTGAGAAGAATTATTGTGGAGCAAATTGGCGCCGTGATGGTGTTGCCCAACAAGCTGCCAATTTCGCTGAGCGAAGAGGTGTCCGCGGTGGCGCTGAAGATGCCAGAACCAGAG GGCATTCTGCGCATTCATGTGGTGGAGGCCAAGGACCTTATGAAAAAAGACATCAGCATGTTGGGCAAGGGCAAATCGGATCCCTATGCCATCATCAATGTGGGCGCCCAGGAGTTCAAGACGCAAATCATTGACAACAATGTGAATCCCAAGTGGGATTACTGGTGTGAG GCGGTTATTTTTACCACCATAGGCCACTTAATTGGGTTTTCTTTGTGGGACTATGATCAGACAATGCCAGGTGTACAAAACGATGATGTATTGGGCAG AGCCAGCATCGATATAGCCAGCGTGATCAAGAAAGGCGTTGTGGATAGC TGGCTGACCCTAGAGGATGCCAAGCACGGGCTGCTGCATGTGCGCCTGCAGTGGTACAAACTCACAGCGGATCCGAATGATTTGCAGCAGATTCTGCTGGAAACGCAGCTGCTGCGCGTTACCTCCATGAGTTCGGCGGTGCTCAGCGTTTTCATTGACTCGGCCAGGCATCTGAAG CAAGctcgctccagctccaagcCCGATCCCTACCTCGTGTGCAGCCTCAacaagcagaaacagcaaacgGCCATGATCATGCGCGATGATTCGCCCGTGTGGGAGCAGGGCTTCACCTTTCTGGTCAGCAATCCCGACAATGAGAGTCTGAACATTAAGATCTATGACCAGAAGACAGGCAACGATATCGGACAGTACACTTACACGCTGAGCACGCTGCTCAAGCAGTTCAACATGGAGGTCATCCAACAGCCCTTCCAACTGCAAAAATCTGGACCCGAATCGAAGCTTTAtatgtcgctgtcgctgcgaATATTGAAGCCAGGGGAAATCGACAAGGAATCGGATGCGCTGGAGCAAGTGGCGGCACTGACACGCAGCAGCTCTGTGAAGACGCCCGATTTGACAGTGGTGGCACCACCAGCGTTTAAG GATCCCAGCCAAGCGCCCAACAAACGTCAGTCCACCGAGTCACCCATCAGTGAGGAGGAGCTGGCAGTGCCGTTGAAAATCTCACCAGCCATGTCTGCCTCCACATCCAGCGAGAAGCCAATTAGCGAGCTGGCCGCCTCCGTGTTGACTCATCGCTTTCCCGACACAAGCTCCACGGCGGGCGAACACGGCCTCGGACGCATACAAATGTCCATACGGTACAGTGCCCAGCGCCAGAAGCTCGATGTGACGTTACACAAGATCGTGAAGATTCCGCTGCGTGACCCGAGCAACATCCCCGATCCGTATGTTAAGTTGTATTTGCTGCCTGGGCGCACCAAGGAGTCCAAACGCAAGACGGGCGTGATCAAGGATAACTGTAATCCGGTTTACGATGCCTCATTCGAGTACCTGATTTCGATAGCGGAGCTCAGGCAGACGGAGCTGGAGGTGACGGTGTGCACACAGAAGGGTTTTCTGTCCGGCGGCAGTCCCATTATTGGCATG TTGAAAATACCTCTGGACGACAGTGAGATTACGACACCAGCGGGTCTGAACACTTGGTTTGACTTGCAGCCGGAAATGCGACACGAATGA
- the LOC117896837 gene encoding extended synaptotagmin-2 isoform X3, with protein MNETPVAASATPASTPTSNGTPTQAAAPVAAPAAVATATTSVAPSSSSSSENSIFSILYTVGKKVTIVGSIYLVGYMGWSVAWLIAPVILSVARDQLGKTSAKKRDIAKASALACEKDVILARIDELPAWVYFPDVERCEWLNKILKQVWPNANHFARTLVKETIEPNVALALSNYKMNGFRFDRIILGTIPPRIGGVKIYDKNVDRNEIIMDLDLFYASDCDINFYLGGMKGGIKDFQIHGWVRVVMKPLIRSMPLVGGLQIFFLNNPNIDFNLVGVIDFMDMPGLSDLLRRIIVEQIGAVMVLPNKLPISLSEEVSAVALKMPEPEGILRIHVVEAKDLMKKDISMLGKGKSDPYAIINVGAQEFKTQIIDNNVNPKWDYWCEAVIFTTIGHLIGFSLWDYDQTMPGVQNDDVLGRASIDIASVIKKGVVDSWLTLEDAKHGLLHVRLQWYKLTADPNDLQQILLETQLLRVTSMSSAVLSVFIDSARHLKQARSSSKPDPYLVCSLNKQKQQTAMIMRDDSPVWEQGFTFLVSNPDNESLNIKIYDQKTGNDIGQYTYTLSTLLKQFNMEVIQQPFQLQKSGPESKLYMSLSLRILKPGEIDKESDALEQVAALTRSSSVKTPDLTVVAPPAFKDPSQAPNKRQSTESPISEEELAVPLKISPAMSASTSSEKPISELAASVLTHRFPDTSSTAGEHGLGRIQMSIRYSAQRQKLDVTLHKIVKIPLRDPSNIPDPYVKLYLLPGRTKESKRKTGVIKDNCNPVYDASFEYLISIAELRQTELEVTVCTQKGFLSGGSPIIGMLKIPLDDSEITTPAGLNTWFDLQPEMRHE; from the exons ATGAACGAAACGCCAGTGGCAGCGTCTGCCACGCCTGCCAGCACACCCACCAGCAATGGCACGCCcacgcaggcagcagcacctgtggcggctccagctgcagtaGCGACTGCAACCACCAGTGtggcacccagcagcagcagcagcagcgagaacaGCATCTTCTCCATACTCTATACGGTGGGCAAGAAGGTGACCATTGTGGGCTCCATTTATCTGGTGGGCTACATGGGCTGGTCGGTGGCATGGCTGATAGCGCCCGTCATACTGTCCGTGGCGCGGGATCAGCTGGGCAAGACCTCGGCCAAGAAGCGGGACATAGCCAAGGCCTCGGCGCTGGCGTGCGAAAAGGATGTGATTCTGGCGCGCATTGACGAGCTGCCCGCTTGGGTGTACTTTCCCGACGTAGAGCGTTGCGAGTGGCTGAATAAG ATCCTAAAACAAGTCTGGCCCAATGCCAATCATTTTGCACGCACTTTGGTCAAGGAAACCATCGAACCGaatgtggctttggctttgtccAACTACAAGATGAACGGCTTTCGCTTTGATCGCATTATCCTGGGCACCATTCCACCGCGCATTGGCGGTGTGAAGATCTACGACAAGAATGTGGATCGCAACGAGATCATCATGGATCTGGATCTGTTTTATGCCAGCGATTGCGACATCAATTTTTACTTGGGTGGCATGAAGGGCGGCATCAAAGACTTCCAGATCCATGGTTGGGTGCGTGTCGTCATGAAGCCACTGATCCGTTCGATGCCACTGGTGGGGGGACTGCAGATATTCTTTCTAAACAATCCAAATATTGACTTCAATCTGGTGGGTGTCATTGATTTCATGGACATGCCCGGCCTCAGCGATTTGCTGAGAAGAATTATTGTGGAGCAAATTGGCGCCGTGATGGTGTTGCCCAACAAGCTGCCAATTTCGCTGAGCGAAGAGGTGTCCGCGGTGGCGCTGAAGATGCCAGAACCAGAG GGCATTCTGCGCATTCATGTGGTGGAGGCCAAGGACCTTATGAAAAAAGACATCAGCATGTTGGGCAAGGGCAAATCGGATCCCTATGCCATCATCAATGTGGGCGCCCAGGAGTTCAAGACGCAAATCATTGACAACAATGTGAATCCCAAGTGGGATTACTGGTGTGAG GCGGTTATTTTTACCACCATAGGCCACTTAATTGGGTTTTCTTTGTGGGACTATGATCAGACAATGCCAGGTGTACAAAACGATGATGTATTGGGCAG AGCCAGCATCGATATAGCCAGCGTGATCAAGAAAGGCGTTGTGGATAGC TGGCTGACCCTAGAGGATGCCAAGCACGGGCTGCTGCATGTGCGCCTGCAGTGGTACAAACTCACAGCGGATCCGAATGATTTGCAGCAGATTCTGCTGGAAACGCAGCTGCTGCGCGTTACCTCCATGAGTTCGGCGGTGCTCAGCGTTTTCATTGACTCGGCCAGGCATCTGAAG CAAGctcgctccagctccaagcCCGATCCCTACCTCGTGTGCAGCCTCAacaagcagaaacagcaaacgGCCATGATCATGCGCGATGATTCGCCCGTGTGGGAGCAGGGCTTCACCTTTCTGGTCAGCAATCCCGACAATGAGAGTCTGAACATTAAGATCTATGACCAGAAGACAGGCAACGATATCGGACAGTACACTTACACGCTGAGCACGCTGCTCAAGCAGTTCAACATGGAGGTCATCCAACAGCCCTTCCAACTGCAAAAATCTGGACCCGAATCGAAGCTTTAtatgtcgctgtcgctgcgaATATTGAAGCCAGGGGAAATCGACAAGGAATCGGATGCGCTGGAGCAAGTGGCGGCACTGACACGCAGCAGCTCTGTGAAGACGCCCGATTTGACAGTGGTGGCACCACCAGCGTTTAAG GATCCCAGCCAAGCGCCCAACAAACGTCAGTCCACCGAGTCACCCATCAGTGAGGAGGAGCTGGCAGTGCCGTTGAAAATCTCACCAGCCATGTCTGCCTCCACATCCAGCGAGAAGCCAATTAGCGAGCTGGCCGCCTCCGTGTTGACTCATCGCTTTCCCGACACAAGCTCCACGGCGGGCGAACACGGCCTCGGACGCATACAAATGTCCATACGGTACAGTGCCCAGCGCCAGAAGCTCGATGTGACGTTACACAAGATCGTGAAGATTCCGCTGCGTGACCCGAGCAACATCCCCGATCCGTATGTTAAGTTGTATTTGCTGCCTGGGCGCACCAAGGAGTCCAAACGCAAGACGGGCGTGATCAAGGATAACTGTAATCCGGTTTACGATGCCTCATTCGAGTACCTGATTTCGATAGCGGAGCTCAGGCAGACGGAGCTGGAGGTGACGGTGTGCACACAGAAGGGTTTTCTGTCCGGCGGCAGTCCCATTATTGGCATG TTGAAAATACCTCTGGACGACAGTGAGATTACGACACCAGCGGGTCTGAACACTTGGTTTGACTTGCAGCCGGAAATGCGACACGAATGA